In the Deinococcus depolymerans genome, one interval contains:
- a CDS encoding DsbA family protein produces MARTVALGAALVLGGAQAQLMGTPAQLAAQPALKGFAAQGASLASGGTRVTADVAGGRVVGVFVESDSVDGLARGVGAGWNVAEKDLPKLTQNLSNPQLLAAARTGYVDLTDDSGTDLIALKVTGSGAATRYLGYVAVKIWPDSAFPPVKAAVGAAGAPNVLRVFSDFQCPYCKQMWDSSMRDWRAAPATFRVVHHEFPLSFHRNAQGAAEASECAGAQGKFWAFADQLFANFATWTPLDPKEAPAKYAGYARAAGLDTAAFKTCVGQRTFQADVAAQYQAGVGVNVQGTPTVFLNGMKLENYSDTAEVAQVRAVTTATPGAATLIDARLKLFR; encoded by the coding sequence ATGGCACGCACCGTTGCCCTGGGGGCCGCGCTGGTCCTGGGGGGCGCGCAGGCGCAGTTGATGGGCACGCCGGCGCAACTGGCGGCGCAACCGGCCCTGAAGGGCTTCGCGGCGCAGGGAGCTTCCCTGGCGAGCGGCGGGACCCGCGTCACGGCGGACGTGGCAGGCGGGCGCGTGGTGGGCGTCTTCGTGGAATCCGACTCGGTGGACGGACTCGCCCGCGGCGTGGGCGCCGGGTGGAACGTGGCCGAGAAGGACCTGCCGAAGCTGACGCAGAACCTCTCGAACCCGCAGCTGCTGGCCGCCGCCCGCACCGGGTACGTGGACCTGACGGACGACAGCGGCACCGACCTGATCGCATTGAAGGTCACGGGAAGCGGCGCCGCCACCCGCTACCTGGGGTACGTGGCCGTCAAGATCTGGCCGGACAGTGCCTTCCCGCCCGTGAAGGCCGCGGTGGGCGCGGCCGGCGCGCCGAACGTGCTGCGGGTGTTCAGTGACTTCCAGTGCCCGTACTGCAAGCAGATGTGGGATTCGTCCATGCGGGACTGGCGGGCCGCGCCGGCGACGTTCCGGGTGGTGCACCACGAGTTCCCCCTGTCGTTCCACCGCAACGCGCAGGGGGCGGCCGAGGCGAGCGAGTGCGCGGGCGCACAGGGGAAATTCTGGGCGTTCGCGGACCAGCTGTTCGCCAACTTCGCCACCTGGACGCCACTGGACCCGAAAGAGGCCCCCGCGAAGTACGCCGGGTACGCCAGGGCCGCCGGACTGGACACGGCCGCCTTCAAGACGTGCGTGGGCCAGCGGACCTTCCAGGCCGACGTGGCGGCGCAGTATCAGGCCGGCGTGGGCGTGAACGTGCAGGGCACCCCCACCGTGTTCCTGAACGGCATGAAACTCGAGAATTACTCGGACACGGCCGAGGTGGCGCAGGTGCGGGCCGTGACGACCGCCACGCCGGGAGCCGCCACCCTGATCGACGCGCGACTGAAGCTGTTCCGGTAA
- a CDS encoding PadR family transcriptional regulator, translating into MQSRTADGNLLRGTLDFLLLASLEHGPLYGLRIIQDVQQRTEGHFNFREGTLYPALHRLEKRNLIRAETRPSDTGGPPRKYYHLTDTGHTELTRQRNEQRAHARALRPYLGFA; encoded by the coding sequence ATGCAAAGTAGAACTGCGGACGGGAACCTGCTGCGCGGCACCCTCGACTTCCTGCTGCTCGCCAGCCTCGAACACGGCCCCCTCTACGGCCTGCGGATCATCCAGGACGTCCAGCAGCGCACAGAGGGTCACTTCAACTTCAGGGAAGGCACCCTCTACCCCGCCCTGCACCGCCTGGAAAAACGCAACCTGATCCGCGCCGAAACCCGCCCCAGCGACACCGGCGGCCCCCCCCGCAAGTACTATCACCTGACCGACACCGGCCACACCGAACTGACCCGCCAGCGCAACGAGCAACGCGCCCACGCCCGCGCCCTGCGCCCCTACCTGGGATTCGCATGA
- the thrS gene encoding threonine--tRNA ligase, translating to MHVVLPDGKQLELAQGATALDAARAIGERLAGDAVAATANGELVDLMTPLPDGAAITLITKKNPGDAAPLFRHSLGHVMSQAVGEYYRAKGYADDQIKRGVGPSIENGWYQDFDLPEPIKEEDLPEIEKVMRDIISRNLPFTRREITRAEGLAQFPHDPYKQELIAGLPEDEPITFYTQGDYTDLCRGPHFPSTGRLPGAFKLMSTSGAYWRGNEKNPILQRVYGVAFATQKELDEYLHALEEAKRRDHRKLGKELELFTIDPMVGKGLPLWLPNGTVLREELTAFLKEQQFKRGYQGVITPNIGNLDLYRTSGHYPYYAESQFNPIEVDDEQYMLKPMNCPHHVRIYGSKPRSYRDLPVRLAEFGTVYRYEQSGELNGLTRVRGFTQDDAHIFCRPDQLKREFLDVLDLTVLVLKTFGMTDVRFRVGTRDPESDKYVGDEANWNLAEKQIIEAVEEVGLPYTIEPGDAAFYGPKLDFVVKDVLGREWQLGTIQVDYNLPERFDISYVGEDGQDHRPIMIHRAPFGSVERFTGILIEHYAGDFPLWLAPRQIMIIPIADRHNDYAWQLRDELHAAGLRAEVDDSSNRMNAKVRTAELSKIPVMLVVGDKEQEGREVSVRERTPEGLKERKGVAFDDLKSELLTRYKTRA from the coding sequence ATGCACGTAGTTCTTCCCGACGGTAAACAACTGGAACTCGCTCAGGGCGCCACCGCGCTGGACGCCGCGCGGGCCATCGGTGAACGCCTCGCCGGTGACGCCGTGGCCGCCACCGCGAACGGTGAACTGGTGGACCTGATGACGCCCCTGCCCGACGGCGCGGCCATCACGCTGATCACCAAGAAGAATCCGGGCGACGCCGCGCCGCTGTTCCGGCATTCGCTGGGGCACGTGATGAGTCAGGCGGTCGGCGAGTACTACCGCGCCAAGGGGTACGCGGACGACCAGATCAAGCGCGGCGTGGGGCCCAGCATCGAGAACGGCTGGTACCAGGACTTCGACCTGCCCGAACCCATCAAGGAAGAGGACCTGCCGGAAATCGAGAAGGTCATGCGGGACATCATCAGCCGCAACCTGCCGTTCACGCGCCGCGAGATCACCCGCGCCGAGGGCCTCGCGCAGTTCCCGCACGACCCGTACAAGCAGGAACTCATCGCGGGCCTCCCCGAGGACGAACCCATCACCTTCTACACCCAGGGTGACTACACGGACCTGTGCCGCGGGCCGCACTTCCCGAGCACGGGCCGCCTGCCCGGCGCGTTCAAGCTCATGAGCACGTCCGGCGCGTACTGGCGCGGGAACGAGAAGAACCCCATCCTGCAACGCGTGTACGGCGTGGCGTTCGCCACGCAGAAGGAACTCGATGAGTACCTGCACGCCCTGGAAGAAGCCAAGCGCCGCGACCACCGCAAACTGGGCAAGGAACTCGAACTGTTCACCATCGACCCCATGGTCGGCAAGGGCCTGCCGCTGTGGCTGCCGAACGGCACGGTCCTGCGCGAGGAACTGACCGCGTTCCTCAAGGAACAGCAGTTCAAACGCGGCTACCAGGGCGTCATCACCCCGAACATCGGGAACCTCGACCTGTACCGCACCAGCGGCCACTACCCCTACTACGCCGAGTCGCAGTTCAACCCCATCGAGGTGGACGACGAGCAGTACATGCTCAAGCCCATGAACTGCCCGCACCACGTGCGCATCTACGGCAGCAAACCCCGCTCCTACCGCGACCTGCCCGTCCGGCTGGCGGAATTCGGCACGGTGTACCGCTACGAGCAGAGCGGCGAACTGAACGGCCTGACCCGCGTGCGCGGCTTCACGCAGGACGACGCGCACATCTTCTGCCGCCCGGATCAGCTGAAAAGGGAATTCCTGGACGTCCTCGACCTGACCGTCCTGGTCCTGAAGACCTTCGGCATGACCGACGTGCGCTTCCGCGTCGGCACCCGCGACCCCGAGAGCGACAAGTACGTCGGTGACGAGGCCAACTGGAACCTCGCCGAGAAGCAGATCATCGAGGCCGTCGAGGAAGTCGGCCTGCCCTACACCATCGAACCCGGCGACGCCGCCTTCTACGGCCCCAAACTCGACTTCGTCGTCAAGGACGTCCTGGGCCGCGAATGGCAGCTCGGCACCATCCAGGTCGACTACAACCTGCCCGAACGCTTCGACATCAGCTACGTCGGCGAGGACGGCCAGGACCACCGCCCGATCATGATCCACCGCGCCCCCTTCGGCAGCGTCGAACGCTTCACCGGCATCCTGATCGAACACTACGCCGGGGACTTCCCGCTGTGGCTCGCGCCCCGCCAGATCATGATCATCCCCATCGCCGACCGCCACAACGACTACGCCTGGCAGCTGCGCGACGAACTGCACGCCGCCGGCCTGCGCGCCGAAGTCGATGACAGCAGTAACCGCATGAACGCCAAGGTCCGCACCGCCGAACTGAGCAAGATCCCCGTCATGCTCGTCGTCGGCGACAAGGAACAGGAAGGCCGCGAAGTCAGCGTCCGCGAACGCACCCCCGAAGGCCTCAAGGAACGCAAAGGCGTCGCCTTCGACGACCTCAAGAGCGAACTGCTCACGCGGTACAAGACCCGCGCGTAA
- a CDS encoding lysozyme inhibitor LprI family protein: MRRLLASILILGASGAGWLGSAQAQQSCNAPAGTFDRVYCDAKLLIRADDELNVTYQKLLKRLTPQAQQTLRQTQRNWMKERDSTCVDVDPRWGSVVYSDCAARKTVDRLNFLNDRLRECLSTGCQPSKLR, translated from the coding sequence ATGCGACGACTCCTGGCATCCATACTGATCCTCGGCGCCTCCGGCGCGGGCTGGCTCGGTTCAGCGCAGGCGCAGCAGAGCTGCAATGCTCCGGCGGGGACTTTTGACCGGGTGTACTGCGACGCCAAGCTGCTGATCCGCGCGGATGACGAGCTGAACGTGACCTACCAGAAGCTCCTGAAGAGATTGACGCCCCAGGCGCAGCAGACCCTGCGGCAGACGCAGCGGAACTGGATGAAGGAACGCGACTCGACCTGTGTGGACGTCGATCCGCGCTGGGGAAGCGTGGTGTACAGCGACTGCGCGGCGCGCAAGACCGTGGACCGACTCAATTTCCTGAATGACCGCCTGCGGGAGTGTCTGAGCACCGGCTGCCAGCCCAGCAAACTGCGCTGA
- a CDS encoding GNAT family N-acetyltransferase yields the protein MRFVTLTAHVTRREALTPELEAGLRLLLIAAYPHFADFWAGTSYWGSEPEWHLWLADPAGVPVAQMGFGQRVAQIGGRDVTIVGVGGVATHPAFQRRGVGCRLLRDLHAFLLTRPDVEFAFLQCREEVAPFYERGGFTRVPNPAHYLDPDEDRWVTNTGPTLILPVHAALRDWPVGERVNLRGWPW from the coding sequence GTGCGGTTCGTGACCCTGACCGCGCACGTCACGCGCCGCGAGGCCCTCACGCCGGAACTGGAGGCCGGGTTGCGGTTGCTGCTGATCGCCGCGTACCCGCACTTCGCGGACTTCTGGGCGGGCACGTCGTACTGGGGTAGCGAACCGGAGTGGCACCTGTGGCTGGCCGACCCGGCAGGAGTGCCAGTGGCCCAGATGGGATTCGGGCAGCGCGTGGCGCAGATCGGGGGGCGTGACGTGACCATCGTGGGGGTGGGCGGTGTCGCCACGCACCCCGCATTCCAGCGCCGGGGCGTGGGCTGCCGCCTCCTGCGCGACCTGCACGCCTTCCTGCTGACCCGCCCGGACGTGGAATTCGCGTTCCTGCAATGCCGAGAGGAGGTCGCGCCGTTCTACGAGCGCGGCGGCTTCACCCGCGTGCCGAATCCCGCCCACTACCTCGACCCGGACGAGGACCGGTGGGTCACGAACACCGGTCCTACCCTGATCCTCCCCGTCCACGCCGCCCTGCGGGACTGGCCGGTGGGGGAGAGGGTGAATCTGCGCGGATGGCCGTGGTGA
- a CDS encoding DUF805 domain-containing protein gives MNDYVNAIRNNYANFQGRARRREYWMYTLINSIITFVLSIPLYGVLIGLSMQTDAGMDPSAALTGSTLIFGVIYLIYALATFIPSLAIAVRRLHDTGKSGWWYLLNLVPFGSLVILVFMVLDSEPGSNKWGPNPKGLTGGAPTPAQNW, from the coding sequence ATGAACGACTATGTCAACGCCATCCGCAACAACTACGCCAACTTCCAGGGCCGCGCCCGCCGCCGCGAATACTGGATGTACACCCTGATCAACAGCATCATCACGTTCGTGCTGTCCATCCCGCTCTACGGCGTCCTCATCGGCCTGAGCATGCAGACCGACGCGGGCATGGACCCCAGCGCCGCCCTGACCGGCAGCACCCTGATCTTCGGTGTGATCTACCTGATATACGCCCTCGCCACCTTCATTCCCAGCCTCGCCATCGCCGTGCGCCGCCTGCACGACACCGGCAAGAGCGGCTGGTGGTACCTGCTCAACCTCGTTCCCTTCGGCAGCCTCGTGATCCTCGTCTTCATGGTCCTCGACAGCGAACCCGGCAGCAACAAGTGGGGCCCCAACCCCAAAGGCCTGACCGGCGGCGCCCCCACCCCCGCGCAGAACTGGTAA
- a CDS encoding metallophosphoesterase: MLPRLRMGLALVLGGLLVACAPRLTGAVTVTDVRAALPALPAERLRVLVMGDQGTGTDVQRRVAAAMREVCAREGCDLGVGLGDNFYPAGPREVNSPLFRERFADLYGPLGVPFLMVPGNHDESWLVGGDGADARGAEVQVAYSRLNAQWVMPGRSYRAPVGALAEFFAVDTAPLAAYLPGLRPAERPGGAWDAAQRAWLAGAVRGSGARWRLVLGHHPLFSNGKHGDAGEYDDLPLTFQRGGAVRDLYGAACGVADVILSGHVHALEVFAPQPGCAGTWTAVSGAAGEVGGGPVGVRPAAFAAYGQPGFLRLEITPDALTVWAYTVAEDGVVTAREAARLSRG, from the coding sequence ATGTTGCCAAGGTTGAGGATGGGGCTGGCGCTGGTCCTGGGGGGATTGCTGGTGGCCTGCGCGCCGCGCCTGACGGGCGCCGTGACCGTGACGGACGTGCGGGCGGCACTCCCGGCCCTGCCCGCCGAGCGGCTGCGGGTGCTGGTGATGGGGGATCAGGGCACGGGGACGGACGTGCAGCGGCGGGTGGCGGCGGCCATGCGGGAGGTCTGCGCGCGGGAGGGCTGTGACCTGGGGGTGGGGCTGGGGGATAACTTCTACCCGGCCGGGCCGCGTGAGGTGAACTCGCCGCTGTTCCGGGAGCGGTTCGCGGACCTGTACGGGCCGCTCGGCGTGCCGTTCCTGATGGTGCCGGGCAACCATGACGAGTCGTGGCTGGTGGGTGGTGACGGTGCCGACGCGCGTGGCGCGGAGGTTCAGGTGGCGTACTCGCGGCTGAATGCGCAGTGGGTGATGCCGGGCCGTTCGTACCGCGCGCCGGTCGGGGCGCTGGCGGAGTTCTTCGCGGTGGATACGGCGCCGCTGGCCGCGTACCTGCCGGGCCTGCGCCCTGCGGAGCGGCCGGGTGGCGCGTGGGACGCCGCTCAGCGGGCGTGGCTCGCGGGCGCGGTGCGGGGCAGTGGGGCGCGCTGGCGGCTGGTGCTGGGGCATCACCCGCTCTTCAGTAACGGGAAGCACGGGGACGCCGGTGAGTACGACGACCTGCCGCTGACGTTCCAGCGGGGCGGCGCGGTGCGGGACCTGTACGGCGCGGCGTGCGGCGTGGCCGACGTGATTCTCAGCGGGCACGTGCACGCGCTGGAGGTCTTCGCGCCGCAGCCGGGTTGCGCGGGCACGTGGACGGCGGTGTCGGGCGCGGCGGGCGAGGTGGGGGGCGGCCCGGTCGGCGTGCGCCCGGCGGCGTTCGCGGCGTACGGTCAGCCGGGCTTCCTGCGCCTGGAGATCACGCCGGACGCACTGACCGTCTGGGCGTACACGGTGGCAGAGGACGGAGTGGTGACCGCGCGCGAGGCCGCCCGACTGAGCAGGGGGTGA
- a CDS encoding glutaredoxin domain-containing protein, whose product MIKMYTTSWCPDCHATKRALTSKGLAFEEINIEQDDQAAQYVMSVNGGKRSVPTLVHGDVAASLSGFRPQKLDAFLAEAGL is encoded by the coding sequence ATGATCAAGATGTACACGACCAGCTGGTGCCCCGACTGCCACGCCACCAAACGCGCCCTGACCAGCAAGGGCCTCGCCTTCGAGGAAATCAACATCGAACAGGACGACCAGGCCGCCCAGTACGTCATGAGTGTCAACGGCGGCAAACGCAGCGTCCCCACCCTCGTCCACGGCGACGTCGCCGCCAGCCTCAGCGGCTTCCGCCCCCAGAAACTCGACGCCTTCCTCGCCGAAGCCGGACTGTAA
- the infC gene encoding translation initiation factor IF-3, translating into MMNIAKEHKVNEQIRVRQIRLIGAEGEQVGIIDTRDAMQMAREAGMDLVMVSPQAVPPVCRLLDYGRFRYEQQQNEKENRKRARAQEVKAIKFRVKIDDHDFKTKTGHVRRFLEEGHKVKVTIMFRGRERTHPELGERILVRVAETLADIGAPEGTPSMMGMDMNMIMTPKAAPAPKKERTDDAPAESAALTEAPAAPGEAASA; encoded by the coding sequence GTGATGAACATAGCGAAAGAACACAAGGTCAACGAGCAGATTCGTGTGCGCCAGATCCGGTTGATCGGCGCGGAAGGCGAGCAGGTGGGCATTATTGACACTCGCGACGCCATGCAGATGGCCCGCGAGGCGGGCATGGACCTCGTGATGGTCAGCCCGCAGGCCGTGCCCCCTGTCTGCCGCCTGCTCGACTATGGCCGGTTCCGCTACGAGCAGCAGCAGAACGAGAAGGAAAACCGCAAGCGCGCCCGCGCCCAGGAAGTCAAGGCCATCAAATTCCGCGTGAAGATTGACGACCACGACTTCAAGACCAAGACCGGGCACGTCCGCCGATTCCTGGAAGAAGGCCACAAGGTCAAGGTCACCATCATGTTCCGCGGGCGCGAACGCACCCACCCGGAACTCGGTGAGCGCATCCTGGTTCGCGTCGCCGAGACGCTCGCCGACATCGGCGCGCCCGAGGGAACGCCCAGCATGATGGGCATGGACATGAACATGATCATGACCCCCAAGGCCGCCCCAGCCCCGAAGAAGGAGCGCACGGACGACGCCCCGGCCGAGTCTGCGGCCCTCACCGAGGCCCCGGCCGCTCCCGGCGAGGCGGCCAGCGCCTGA
- a CDS encoding amylo-alpha-1,6-glucosidase: MSGSSTPGPVRPAVPGPASAYTYGPLAARNPDLEVLLTDGLGGFALSSVAGVPTRCYSGLVVSAQPPVRRRTHFVSPLETLHVAGREVTLHALEIAPGVFEGRGLELLTGAAVWDLLPEREQLFAGVRVRRRVFMPPGSGAAVFLYDVQSREPVTLRLGGLFVDRDMHHVHARVPELQFSAGGREVTVRGADASADGGPVTRATLHAPGAVIDALSPQPHPQRVYYRHDAARGEPDHEVTLGSELWEVSLPAGGGRAALVVQGLTPATAAHTVTDPWAAYAQEAARRSELARRAQDTSGVRDELVATLAVAADAYLVRRERPAGVTVIAGYPWFADWGRDSMIALTGLTLLTGRHAEARDLLGTFLASLRRGLTPNNFHDDGGGAGFNTVDGALWLAVALERYVSVTGDLSFARSSLPALRELLDWHLRGTDHGIRADDRDGLLLAGEPGVQLTWMDVKVGGWVVTPRHGKPVEVQGLWLAALGAEARLSDALGERPQYVGALARARESFPAFWQGGAYADTLGADGTPDRSVRPNVALALALPDTPTTPAQVDRVIREVESQLLTPVGLHTLSPLDARYRGNYGGTQVQRDAAYHQGTVWPWPLTAFVELLLSRGEVRRARAALAGLTGHVWEAGIGHVSEVFAGDSLRPGGCPFQAWSTAELLRAHVLVSLAEARAARPAPAPTPAGPLPLSTQNLT, from the coding sequence ATGAGCGGTTCCTCAACTCCCGGCCCCGTCCGTCCCGCCGTCCCCGGCCCCGCGTCGGCCTACACGTACGGCCCGCTGGCCGCCCGCAACCCGGACCTGGAGGTGCTGCTGACCGACGGGCTGGGGGGTTTTGCGCTGAGCAGCGTGGCGGGCGTACCCACCCGCTGCTACTCGGGGCTGGTGGTCAGCGCTCAGCCGCCGGTGCGGCGGCGCACGCACTTCGTCTCGCCGCTGGAGACGCTGCACGTGGCGGGGCGCGAGGTGACGCTGCACGCGCTGGAGATCGCGCCCGGCGTGTTCGAGGGCCGCGGCCTGGAGTTGCTGACCGGGGCGGCCGTGTGGGACCTGCTGCCCGAACGGGAGCAGCTGTTCGCGGGCGTGCGGGTGCGGCGGCGGGTGTTCATGCCGCCCGGTTCCGGCGCGGCCGTGTTCCTGTACGACGTGCAGAGCCGCGAGCCGGTCACCCTGCGCCTGGGCGGGCTGTTCGTCGACCGCGACATGCACCACGTTCACGCGCGGGTGCCGGAGTTGCAGTTCAGCGCGGGGGGGCGCGAGGTGACGGTGCGCGGCGCGGACGCCAGTGCGGACGGCGGGCCGGTCACGCGGGCCACGCTGCACGCGCCGGGCGCGGTGATCGACGCCCTGAGCCCGCAGCCGCACCCGCAGCGGGTGTACTACCGGCACGACGCGGCGCGCGGCGAACCGGACCACGAGGTCACGCTGGGCAGCGAGCTGTGGGAGGTCAGCCTTCCGGCCGGTGGGGGGCGCGCGGCGCTGGTCGTGCAGGGCCTGACGCCCGCGACGGCCGCGCACACGGTCACGGACCCCTGGGCGGCGTACGCGCAGGAGGCCGCGCGGCGCAGTGAACTGGCCCGGCGGGCGCAGGACACGAGCGGGGTGCGCGACGAACTGGTCGCCACGCTGGCCGTCGCCGCCGACGCCTACCTGGTGCGGCGCGAGCGGCCGGCGGGCGTGACCGTGATCGCCGGGTACCCGTGGTTCGCGGACTGGGGCCGGGATTCCATGATCGCCCTGACGGGCCTGACCCTGCTGACCGGCCGGCACGCCGAGGCGCGCGACCTGCTGGGCACGTTCCTGGCCAGCCTGCGCCGCGGCCTGACGCCCAACAACTTCCATGATGACGGGGGCGGCGCCGGGTTCAACACGGTGGACGGGGCGCTGTGGCTGGCCGTGGCGCTGGAACGCTACGTGAGCGTGACCGGCGACCTGAGTTTTGCGCGCTCGTCGTTGCCGGCGCTGCGGGAGCTGCTGGACTGGCACCTGCGCGGCACGGACCACGGCATCCGCGCCGACGACCGCGACGGTCTGCTGCTGGCGGGCGAGCCGGGCGTGCAGCTCACCTGGATGGACGTGAAGGTGGGGGGCTGGGTGGTCACGCCCCGGCACGGCAAGCCGGTCGAGGTGCAGGGGCTGTGGCTGGCGGCGCTGGGGGCCGAGGCGCGGCTGTCGGACGCGCTGGGGGAACGCCCGCAGTACGTGGGGGCCCTGGCCCGCGCGCGCGAGTCCTTCCCGGCGTTCTGGCAGGGCGGCGCGTACGCCGACACCCTGGGTGCCGACGGCACCCCGGACCGCAGTGTCCGCCCGAACGTGGCGCTGGCGCTGGCGCTGCCGGACACGCCCACCACGCCCGCGCAGGTGGACCGCGTGATCCGCGAGGTCGAGTCGCAGCTGCTCACGCCGGTCGGGCTGCACACGCTGTCGCCGCTGGACGCCCGTTACCGGGGCAACTACGGGGGCACGCAGGTGCAGCGGGACGCCGCGTACCACCAGGGGACCGTGTGGCCGTGGCCGCTGACGGCGTTCGTGGAGTTGCTGCTCTCGCGCGGCGAGGTGCGGCGGGCGCGCGCGGCCCTGGCGGGCCTGACCGGGCACGTCTGGGAGGCCGGGATCGGGCACGTGTCCGAGGTGTTCGCCGGGGACAGCCTGCGGCCCGGCGGGTGTCCCTTCCAGGCGTGGAGCACGGCGGAACTGCTGCGCGCGCACGTGCTGGTGTCGCTGGCCGAGGCGCGGGCAGCGCGGCCTGCCCCGGCACCCACGCCGGCCGGACCGCTGCCGCTGTCCACCCAAAACCTGACCTGA
- a CDS encoding NUDIX hydrolase — protein sequence MNRLALPPQATQVGLAVDVAAFAMHAGELMVLLVQRGELPHARDWALPGGFVHPGEELHEAALRELRTETSVELEPRHLEQFFTFGEVNRDPRGRIVSVAHLAVLPHGTVSVSGGGHTLGAEWVSAHHPPRLAFDHQAILDRALARLQLRLEYANLALEFLPDTFTLPELQGVFEAILNRKLDKRNFRKRLLSQGTLAVSGERRSGVGRPAQLYRRAKGTRTPAL from the coding sequence ATGAACCGCCTCGCCCTTCCCCCGCAGGCCACCCAGGTCGGCCTCGCGGTGGACGTCGCCGCCTTCGCCATGCACGCCGGGGAACTGATGGTGCTGCTGGTGCAGCGCGGCGAACTGCCGCACGCGCGCGACTGGGCGCTGCCCGGCGGCTTCGTCCACCCCGGCGAGGAACTGCACGAGGCCGCCCTGCGCGAACTGCGCACCGAGACCAGCGTGGAACTCGAACCCCGACACCTCGAACAGTTCTTCACCTTCGGGGAGGTCAACCGCGACCCGCGCGGCCGGATCGTCAGCGTCGCGCACCTCGCGGTCCTGCCGCACGGCACCGTCAGCGTCAGCGGCGGCGGGCACACCCTGGGCGCCGAGTGGGTCAGCGCGCACCACCCGCCCCGCCTCGCCTTCGACCACCAGGCGATCCTGGACCGCGCCCTGGCCCGGCTGCAACTGCGCCTGGAGTACGCGAACCTGGCGCTGGAATTCCTGCCCGACACCTTCACGCTGCCCGAGCTGCAGGGCGTGTTCGAGGCGATCCTGAACCGCAAACTGGACAAACGCAACTTCCGTAAGCGGCTGCTGTCGCAGGGCACGCTGGCGGTCAGCGGTGAGCGCCGCAGCGGCGTGGGCCGCCCCGCGCAACTGTACCGCCGCGCCAAGGGCACCCGCACGCCCGCCCTGTAG
- a CDS encoding YbaB/EbfC family nucleoid-associated protein, translated as MDMKKLMKQMQQAQAAAAKIQDDLAAKSVEGSASGLVTVTMNGHGKVTALKIKPEAVDPDDVEALEDLILVAVQDASAKADALQQDATRGLGIPGF; from the coding sequence ATGGACATGAAGAAACTCATGAAGCAGATGCAGCAGGCGCAGGCCGCCGCCGCGAAGATCCAGGACGACCTGGCCGCCAAGAGCGTGGAAGGCAGCGCCAGCGGCCTGGTGACCGTCACCATGAACGGGCACGGGAAGGTCACGGCCCTGAAGATCAAGCCCGAGGCCGTGGACCCGGACGACGTGGAAGCCCTGGAAGACCTGATCCTGGTGGCCGTGCAGGACGCCAGTGCCAAGGCCGACGCCCTGCAGCAGGACGCCACGCGCGGCCTGGGCATCCCCGGATTCTGA
- the recR gene encoding recombination mediator RecR — MKYPPSLVSLIRELSRLPGIGPKSAQRLAFHLFEQPREDIERLSRALLEAKRDLHTCPVCFNITDADRCDVCSDPTRDQALICVVEEPGDVIAIERSGEYRGLYHVLHGVLSPMNGVGPDKLHIRPLLPRVQAGQEVILATGTTVEGDATALYLQRLLEPLGAVVSRIAYGLPVGGALEYADEVTLGRALAGRQRVSKPPVS, encoded by the coding sequence TTGAAGTACCCTCCATCGCTGGTCTCACTGATCCGGGAACTGTCGCGCCTGCCGGGCATCGGCCCCAAGAGCGCGCAGCGGCTGGCGTTCCACCTGTTTGAGCAGCCGCGCGAGGACATCGAGCGGCTCTCGCGGGCGCTGCTGGAAGCCAAGCGGGACCTGCACACCTGCCCCGTGTGCTTCAACATCACGGACGCCGACCGCTGCGACGTGTGCAGCGACCCGACCCGCGACCAGGCGCTGATCTGCGTGGTCGAGGAACCCGGCGACGTGATCGCCATCGAACGCAGCGGCGAGTACCGTGGCCTGTACCACGTGCTGCACGGCGTCCTGAGCCCCATGAACGGCGTCGGGCCGGACAAACTGCACATCCGCCCGCTGCTGCCGCGCGTGCAGGCGGGGCAGGAGGTCATCCTGGCGACCGGCACGACCGTCGAGGGTGACGCGACCGCGCTGTACCTCCAGCGCCTGCTCGAACCGCTGGGCGCCGTCGTGAGCCGCATCGCGTACGGCCTCCCGGTCGGCGGCGCACTCGAATACGCCGACGAGGTCACGCTGGGCCGCGCCCTGGCGGGCCGTCAACGCGTCAGCAAACCCCCGGTCAGCTGA